A portion of the Leptospirales bacterium genome contains these proteins:
- a CDS encoding crossover junction endodeoxyribonuclease RuvC: protein MKVLAFDPGYGRTGWAVIESCRMQPGFRHCAYGVIETSSALTIGARLAELHEAAYALLSEYLPDHLVMEKLFFGRNLTTAAGVYQAQGVLLALAGSRQLGVLELSPSSIKSAIAGGGRADKAQIQLMVRRLLGIDEAIRPDDAADALAGAIAGFLQLRGAKALTRVVGGWQ from the coding sequence ATGAAGGTGCTGGCCTTTGACCCTGGGTACGGCCGGACTGGCTGGGCCGTCATTGAGAGCTGCCGGATGCAGCCGGGCTTTCGCCATTGTGCCTACGGCGTCATTGAGACCAGCAGCGCACTGACGATAGGCGCACGATTGGCGGAGCTGCACGAAGCGGCGTACGCATTGTTGAGCGAATATCTCCCGGATCACCTGGTGATGGAAAAGCTGTTCTTCGGCCGCAATTTGACCACCGCCGCTGGCGTCTATCAGGCGCAAGGCGTACTGCTGGCTCTGGCCGGCTCGCGCCAGCTTGGCGTTCTGGAGCTCTCTCCAAGTTCGATCAAGAGCGCCATCGCTGGCGGCGGCCGAGCGGACAAGGCGCAAATCCAGTTGATGGTGCGACGACTGCTGGGAATTGATGAGGCGATTCGTCCGGACGATGCGGCCGACGCCCTGGCCGGCGCCATTGCCGGCTTCTTGCAGCTGCGAGGCGCAAAGGCCCTGACTCGGGTCGTCGGCGGTTGGCAATGA